One part of the Sciurus carolinensis chromosome 6, mSciCar1.2, whole genome shotgun sequence genome encodes these proteins:
- the Marcol gene encoding MARCO-like protein, which yields MRAFIFLPFMFLAVYSVSSDQISKPSVFKLEENQKSAHFLEAKKGANPLGEQKESNKLEGSHTQGKPGMIFLQGRPRYSNQPGNPGNFDQQGRLEVLNQPLVSGTWILQEKSGESNQKGNTDAPNDQGKSGSSNQLGKQESSGQQGKPGSSSQQEKSESSSQQGKPGSSSQQEKSESSSQQGKSGSSSQQEKSESSSQQGKPGSSSQQEKSESSSQQWKLGSPGQQGKLGSSSQRGKLGSSSQQWKLGSPSQQGKLGSPSQQGKLGSSNQRGKLGSSSQRGKLGSSSQQWKLGSPSQQGESELSSQQRKLGSPSQRGKLESSRQQRKSRSFYMQEESKKVDNAPKGNVMEIQTGSFDSKNPPRNTKCQSVYKPVCGSDGKTYGNQCIFDQAKRKVLTVFLLPCTPRVEQEDRPLVTTAGQAHSVLPTTLPAMAELYFPLQRSLHLVNVHTTLLVLYEVHLLLILPAHHFAS from the exons ATGCgggctttcatttttcttcccttcatgtTCCTGGCTGTGTACTCAG TATCTTCAGATCAGATTTCAAAACCAAGTGTTTTCAAACTAGAAGAGAATCAAAAATCTGCACATTTTCTAGAGGCAAAAAAAGGAGCTAATCCTCTAGGAGAACAAAAGGAATCTAATAAGCTAGAAGGAAGTCACACACAAGGAAAACCAGGGATGATTTTTTTGCAAGGAAGACCAAGATATTCTAATCAGCCAGGTAACCCTGGGAATTTTGATCAGCAAGGAAGGCTGGAAGTTTTGAATCAGCCTTTGGTGTCTGGAACTTGGATTTTGCAAGAGAAGTCAGGAGAATCAAACCAAAAAGGAAATACAGATGCTCCTAATGACCAAGGAAAATCAGGATCTTCTAACCAGCTAGGGAAGCAAGAGTCTTCTGGCCAACAAGGGAAGCCAGGGTCTTCCAGCCAGCAAGAGAAGTCAGAGTCCTCTAGCCAACAAGGAAAGCCAGGGTCTTCCAGCCAGCAAGAGAAGTCAGAGTCTTCTAGCCAACAAGGGAAGTCAGGGTCTTCCAGTCAGCAAGAGAAGTCAGAGTCTTCTAGTCAACAAGGGAAGCCAGGGTCTTCCAGCCAGCAAGAGAAGTCAGAGTCTTCCAGTCAGCAATGGAAACTTGGGTCTCCTGGTCAGCAAGGGAAGCTTGGGTCTTCTAGCCAGCGAGGGAAGCTAGGGTCTTCCAGTCAGCAATGGAAGCTTGGGTCTCCTAGCCAGCAAGGGAAGCTTGGGTCTCCTAGCCAGCAAGGGAAGCTAGGGTCTTCTAACCAGCGAGGGAAGCTAGGGTCTTCTAGCCAGCGAGGGAAGCTAGGGTCTTCCAGTCAGCAATGGAAGCTTGGGTCACCTAGCCAGCAAGGGGAGTCAGAATTGTCTAGCCAGCAACGGAAGCTAGGGTCTCCTAGCCAGCGAGGGAAGCTAGAGTCATCTCGCCAACAAAGGAAATCACGATCTTTTTACATgcaagaagaaagtaaaaaggtAGACAACGCTCCAAAGGGCAATGTAATGGAAATTCAG ACCGGCAGCTTTGACAGCAAAAACCCACCTAGAAATACAAAATGTCAATCCGTTTACAAACCAGTCTGTGGTTCTGATGGAAAAACCTATGGTAACCAGTGTATATTTGACCAAGCAAAAAG AAAAGTGTTAACGGTGTTCCTCTTACCTTGTACCCCACGTGTGGAACAGGAGGACAGACCCTTGGTTACCACTGCAGGTCAAGCCCACAGTGTCCTTCCAACAACTCTTCCAGCTATGGCTGAACtttatttccct CTGCAGAGATCTTTGCATTTGGTCAACGTCCACACTACTCTTCTGGTGCTGTATGAAGTTCACTTGCTCCTCATTTTACCAGCACATCACTTTGCATCATAA